A genomic stretch from Bosea sp. F3-2 includes:
- a CDS encoding multidrug efflux SMR transporter — MSFHWLVLLAAIAVEIVATAALKSVVSAPWLIGTLPLILIGFSFILLSIALRVIPMAVAYAVWEGVGIVGIAVIGHLLFGEHLTVGRALGLAAILAGILLIENGVGHGRKQDDRLAEGRLV; from the coding sequence ATGTCTTTTCACTGGTTGGTTCTGCTCGCGGCCATTGCCGTCGAGATCGTCGCGACGGCCGCGCTGAAGTCGGTCGTCTCCGCGCCGTGGCTCATCGGCACTTTGCCGCTGATCCTGATCGGCTTTTCTTTCATCCTGCTCAGCATCGCGCTGCGCGTCATTCCGATGGCTGTGGCCTACGCCGTCTGGGAGGGGGTAGGTATCGTCGGCATTGCCGTCATCGGGCATCTCCTCTTCGGGGAGCATCTGACCGTCGGCCGCGCGCTTGGCCTTGCCGCGATCCTGGCCGGCATCCTTCTCATCGAGAACGGCGTCGGCCATGGCCGCAAGCAGGATGATCGGCTCGCTGAAGGGAGGCTTGTGTGA
- a CDS encoding undecaprenyl-phosphate glucose phosphotransferase, with product MGTFDVRDMMKADAAASATPTMFGGAEAGQTRRFHPLAERIAAIPVKPTLSPVMIEGVARLIDALAVIGTGAVIYWLYVAGKDEYVLPYQIAIPTLAVAALGTFQALQLYPIGALRNLIASAVRLLTGWTILFLVTMAVFFVLKISDQVSRGWLIGFYFAGAGALLGGRIVVMLGVRHLTRNGRLERRTAIVGGGEAGEALIRALESQKDTGLRICGVFDDRNDERSPDLVAGYPKLGTIDDLVEFARRTKLDLVIFTLPISAEARLLTMLRKLWVLPIDIRLSAHLSKLRLRPRSYSYFGTVPVLDVFDRPIADWDIVVKWIFDKIVGTLALIALSPVMLATAVAVKLDSKGPVFFRQKRYGFNNETVEVFKFRSLYHDKSDYAAAKQVTKDDPRVTRVGRFIRKTSIDELPQLLNVVFSGNLSLVGPRPHAIHASTSNRAYEQVVDGYFARHKVKPGITGWAQINGWRGETDTDEKIQRRVEHDLYYIENWSVLLDLYILFKTPFSLLTKNENAY from the coding sequence ATGGGGACTTTCGATGTCCGCGATATGATGAAGGCGGACGCGGCCGCCTCGGCAACGCCGACGATGTTCGGCGGGGCGGAAGCCGGCCAGACGCGGCGCTTCCATCCCCTCGCCGAGCGCATCGCCGCCATCCCCGTCAAGCCGACGCTGTCGCCCGTGATGATCGAAGGAGTTGCTCGGCTGATCGATGCGCTCGCCGTGATCGGAACGGGTGCCGTGATTTACTGGCTCTACGTCGCGGGCAAGGACGAATACGTCCTGCCCTATCAAATCGCGATCCCGACGCTGGCCGTTGCAGCTCTTGGCACCTTCCAGGCGTTGCAGCTCTATCCGATCGGCGCGCTGCGCAACTTGATCGCCAGCGCCGTCCGCCTCCTGACCGGCTGGACGATATTGTTCCTCGTCACGATGGCGGTCTTCTTCGTCCTCAAGATCAGCGACCAAGTCTCCCGCGGTTGGCTGATCGGGTTCTACTTCGCGGGCGCCGGGGCGCTCCTGGGCGGCCGGATCGTCGTGATGCTCGGCGTGCGTCATCTGACCCGCAACGGCCGGCTGGAGCGGCGCACGGCGATCGTCGGCGGCGGCGAGGCCGGCGAGGCGCTGATCCGCGCCCTGGAAAGCCAGAAGGACACGGGCCTGCGCATCTGCGGCGTCTTCGACGACCGCAATGACGAACGCTCGCCCGATCTCGTTGCCGGCTATCCCAAGCTCGGCACGATCGACGACCTTGTCGAATTCGCACGCCGAACCAAGCTCGATCTGGTGATCTTCACGTTGCCGATCTCGGCCGAGGCGCGGCTCCTGACTATGCTGCGCAAGCTTTGGGTACTGCCGATCGACATCCGCCTGTCGGCGCATCTTTCCAAGCTCCGGCTGCGGCCGCGCTCCTACTCCTATTTCGGCACCGTTCCCGTGCTCGACGTCTTCGACCGGCCGATCGCCGACTGGGACATCGTCGTCAAATGGATATTCGACAAAATCGTCGGCACGTTGGCGCTGATCGCGCTCTCGCCGGTGATGCTGGCGACAGCTGTCGCCGTCAAGCTCGACTCCAAGGGGCCGGTGTTCTTCCGCCAGAAGCGCTACGGCTTCAACAACGAGACGGTCGAGGTCTTCAAATTCCGCTCGCTCTACCATGACAAGAGCGACTACGCGGCAGCCAAGCAGGTGACCAAGGACGATCCGCGCGTGACTCGCGTCGGACGCTTCATCCGCAAGACCTCGATCGACGAGCTGCCGCAACTGCTGAACGTGGTCTTCAGCGGCAACCTGTCTCTGGTCGGCCCGCGCCCGCACGCCATCCATGCCTCGACGTCCAACCGCGCCTATGAGCAGGTCGTGGACGGCTACTTCGCCCGCCACAAGGTGAAACCCGGCATCACCGGCTGGGCTCAGATCAATGGCTGGCGCGGCGAGACGGACACGGATGAGAAGATCCAGCGGCGTGTCGAGCACGATCTCTACTACATCGAGAACTGGTCGGTGCTGCTCGACCTCTACATCCTGTTCAAGACGCCATTCTCGCTGCTGACCAAAAACGAGAAC